The sequence cttggccatgcatttgaggcccaagcCTAGCCCATGAACCAAGGTAGTAAGTCCAAGCTTGGCCCAAAGCCGGTTGGGTGGGCTACCCGTCCCATTGCGACCCTTAACTGCAGTACTCTGCCCATCTTATGAGCTGATGATACCACCTTGTACCCTAAATGCATCAATGTTACTCATCCTCAACAACGGGCACCGGTATGCCAATCAGTGGATACCGTGCCATAGTAGCTCCTTGTGGCATTGACTTTGGCTATGGTTGGACACATCCACACCAGAGTTTCAAATAGCACTCGTAACGTATGCTACATAGCATAGCGTTGCCGTAGCGCTATGTAGCGTagctaaatagcgtaaatcccctataGCATATGGTAcaagggtcgtagcgtacgctacagctatgtagcatgtagcgttTGTAGTgtacattatttttatttttttttgaagagtgatgataacatttgtttttatttatttagttttgtttgttaaaaatggtgtaaaactcatattataaaaagaaaaatctttAAATGTAAAGTTAAAACCAATCCTTTCTTTGTTTGCTTTCGCTTAAGGTTGGTGTGAAACTCACAAGcttaaaaaacctttaaaactaaacttaaaaggAAAAGGGTCTTGAAAGAGGAttttcaaaaacccctctttgtATAGATGACATTTGTATTGTACACAATGCTCTTAACtcgtgggatttttatttcttttcatacttgtaggttgtgacttgtggtttcaattagatattattaattaaagtggttagattcaaaaaaattaaaggggtttgcttaggaagttgttgatgtgacaattatttgatttggcaTATGACTTTATATgtagattggcttttgataaatgataattaataactaatttgaatatgcttatacttgaaaaatgaataattttttaggcatttttatattgtttgctttttcttactatttatcatatttttcctatatttaaattaaaaaatagaagtatcatgtagcttatgcCACAGGCTATGCtatttatgctacacgctacagaGGGCTGAATGTTACGCAACATGCTACCGCTATTCAAAACGCTGGTCCATACCCATATCCATGTCCTGGATAAATCTGTCCATTGCTATACCCACGCCCGCATCTCTAGTGCTAACTCATGATCATAGCTATAGCCAGATGACTGTGAATGGGTGTCATAGCTGCTAGAGTTCCCTTGTTGGCCAAATTTGCTCCTCCTGCTCCCTTGCTGCTCCCACCTTGATGATTAAAGCTCTTCCTGCTCCTCAGGTCTATTATTGCCGAGACCCTACCATACACAATAAGGTGACACAGAAGTAGAGTTTCCTTGCCCATCACTAACATCTATGGACCCAAGGCTCTATGCAAATAGCCTCTTCGTTGCATGCCAACTGTTTTGTATGATGCAAGAAACACTGACGCAGCTCTTTTGTCTGTGTACGTGGACCTGTGGCATGAGCACCACGTGTGGGTCCTAGGTGGCATGGTCAAACTGTGCTTCCTCAGTGAGATGGCCTAAGAAGCCTCCAACTGACAATGCCACTCCATGCTCCTGTCGTTGCTGCTATTGCCTCCCTAATCTCCACTATCATCTCTGCCAGatggagatgaagtcccactctCATCACCTTGGGAATTGGGAAGTTCAAAACGTGTTACGTGCCATTAAAATTATAAGCAAAAAAGGAATATTTGTCAGTTTTTAGTCAATGCTTGATGAAAGTCTGGTTGGCTACAATGCGGAAGCACATCTCTCAGATCTTACTACAGTGTCATAAAAATGGACCAAGAAACTTAGAATTATGCTTAACCACCACATTTAAAAGTAAGTTCACTGAAAATGTATCTGTATATTAACTTCCTTAGCTTCTTTATGTGTATATATCCGTGCATCCAAGTACTGACAGTACCCTTCTCAGGTAGAAAAGGCTTTTAGAGAAGGAACAGCCCGGCAAAATGCACATAGTATATTTGTTTGTCTTGCCCTGAAATTGCTGGAAGAGCGTGTCCATGTTGCATGCAAAGAAATCATTACATTAGAGATGCAGGTAATTCTAACGTTCTACACATTGCTTTGGTTAAGATTTTCAATGCAGGAGGAGAACCCATTCTCAGTTCCTGATAGACATTCCATGACTGTTCCTTGCATATCTACAGATAAAGCTtcttgaagaagaagagaaagagaagcgtGAAGAAGAAGAGCGCAAGGAGAggagaagaataaaagaaagagagaagaagctccGAAGAAAAGAGAGgctaaaaggaaaagaaagagagagagagagaaattgcaGTGAATCAAAGCAACTTCCAAATGCTTTGAGGGAGTCAGCAAAAGAGTTATCCTTGAACAATCACGAGGAGGCACATACCACTTTATACTCAGGGGATATGAATAGTGCAGGGAGAGATATTACAGTAGCCAGCACCTGTTCTTctgatgtcgtcgatgaagaacCCTCAAATGGGTGCACCGATTCAAAGCCAAAAAACCTAAACGATGAAAGTTTACAGCATCCATGCAGTTTTGGTGGAGAGATCAATGCAAAGGATGTAAATTCTTTTACAATTGAGCAATCAAAAGCCTCTCGACGGAAATCGAGATTCAGGAAGGATTCTCCACTAGAGCAGGCTTCGAGATGGCGCGACAGACGGAGATCTGCCGTGGGCAACGACTATACCGCTCAGTTGGATGAATCTGAGCCAAAGGTACGTGGCTACATGGCAACTTCTAGGTGTGTTAATGGGCCAAACAGACAATCAAGAAATGGTACTGTGAAAACCAATGCCAGAAACTGCAGCATGAAGTTTGGTGACAAGTTACAATGTTCCAACAACAGAATACGTTACAGATATGGCGTCCATTCCTGCAGCTGTAACCTGCATACTGATTACAGAGGAAAGGAGGGACATCATGTTTCTATGATCAGATCGAGTAAGGATTTCAGAACTCCGAATAAGCCGGAATCTTCATTGGAGAGGCCATTCTATCGCAGCAGCAAGTACAACCATGGATGTTATATGTCTGATAGCTGTGGAATCCCAAAAGTCAAGCTTCTTACTGGCAATCTTCAATCAATCAAGGGAGACGTCCTCCATACAAAGAAAGTATGGGAGCCAATGGAATCAAGGAAAAACTGCCCTAGAAGCAACTCAAACCCAGATATTACCTTGAGGTCTCCTACTTTCAAGGTTGATGCATGCAAAGGAGGTATGGACGATGGGAATGAGAATGGACACAACCCACGTGGGAATGCATGCATGTCATTTGATGAGCAGCTATTGTCTGATTTTTCTGGAAATTCAGGCAAAGGTGATGCTTTGAATGGTAGGAAGACATCAAATAGATCTAATCCAGGCATGCAAAATGGCTTCAAGAATGGGTTTTGCCTGGGAATGGAGTCCCTTTACTGCTCAATAGATGCTGCTGATGATTGTGGGTCATGTCATGTCATTTCGACCCTTGCTGTGAATAATGCTTCCGACCCCTCAATGAGCAATTCTAGTTCAGATAACTACTCATCATGCCTTAGCGAGGGAGACAGTTGTACTGGTTCTTCAGGTGCTCAAAATGCAGAGTCTTTGTTGATGTCTGATTCAGAAGATGCAAGCCTTCAATCAGAAGGCAAAGAAATTGCATGTAGTGGAAGTGCGCCCATTGATTGCCGAGGTTTGGGGATGGATGAGAAGAATAAGACAGGTGGGCAGAAGTCTCTCACTAGTGGAATGGGTGCTGGGTTTCGAGCGGAGGCTAGATGTATGGTTCCAGGcaattttcagggggacccaccCACAAAAGATGTCCACCACTGTGACAATGGCAGAATCATGGTTAATATGGGTTCCCAGCAGCACCATGTGCTACCAATGCAGAACCAGTGCATACATTTGCCTGTTTTCGGTGCTCCTATGCCCATGAATTATTATCATCAAAGTGCTGCTGCTTGGGCAGCAGCTCCTACTAATGAGTTGGTGCCGTTTCATCAGCCCAGTCACTATCTGTACACTAGCCCACTTGATTATCGTCTGTCAGCAAACCAATCATCACATTTCTGTGCGCAGTATGGTCCTCTACAACCTCTAACCAATCATCATACTCCGGTGGTTACCGTGGGCCAGCTTCCTTTGTACCAGATGGAAAACAAAGCCAACATTGTCGACCCAAAAGATGACACCAAGAAttgtaccccaggtggagcacgAGAAGCTGTTGGTGTAGCTGATACGGCATTGGCAGAGTGTCGTCAACCTCTTGAAAGGCCATTTCGTAACAGACGGATCCCACAAGAAGAACCGTCATGTGGACAAGATGGAAATGTCCGGGACCTGCTCAAATCCCATAATGAAGGTCCAACCTTTTCGTTATTTCATTTTGGTGGCCCTGTGGCAGTGGGTGCAGGTTTCTGCTTGAATCAAGTGTCTCTGAAAAATGAAGCTGCTGGTAATTCTTCTTCAAAACCACCGGCAGCTCCCGTTCAGGGCGAATTTGCCTGCTCTGAGATGGACACATCTGTTGAAGAATACAGCTTGTTCGCAGCAAGGAATAGATCTCACTTTTCATTCTTTTGACAATCAAGTGAGAAACAGTGCCAAAGGCTGCAGGAAAGCTGAGTGGGCCACTATTGCATTTATTACAGAAGTTTGAGAGCCGATGCTCATCTTCCCCAAGAATTTACCAGTAAATCAACCCCCccccaacaaaaaaaataaaaaatattctcTGAGAATTTCAATTCAGTCTATATTCATCCCTGTTTGATTCTCATTCGTACAGTAGTTCTTATTTTCCATATTGTATTGAAAGGTAAAAAAAGGCGTGTGGCATAAAACGTTTTTGTGTCTGAGGTTTTTCAGTATTGATGAAGCATTTGAGGTTGATATAACAGTCAATGTGGATAGTTCGCATGCGAATCAGTCTCTTTACAAGGCTTATTTCCATCTTTCCTTTTCTCTGCCTTTGCTATACGTGAGAGGTACCTTAGTTCTAAAGATTATACCAATGTGAATCTTGAATTTGAAGTGGTTTTGGTCTTCATTCTATTCTTTATGCTTGGCAACAAAAATGAAACTGCACTGTATGAGAAATGGACACATGTGGAAGATATtaactgttcatcaggtgggaaaCGTGTAGTTCCTCTGGTCTGAAAATCAAGACTGTTTCACTCAGCAGCTGGGCCCTGGTTTACTAAACAAATTGCTGGCTACCAAAAACTCGTAGGGGACTTTCCTTTATAAACAGAGGTAAAAGAGTGACAATTGATTCTTTCATCCTTTTTTGCATGAAATGTAAATTTCCACCTCAAAAACAGGCCTTGTAAGATAGTTGtcgacacccagatccatagctcaactggcagactgagtggagatacctagtttcaacatttccaagtcttggtatcgatccctaacgGGGGTAGCTAacttggagtgtgtgtactgacatgggtgtgtactaacaagctaacttttaaaaaaaaaaaaaaacaagaagaatgaagaaaaaagaTAGTTGTCGAGTATGACTTAAATTTGTCGGCccccctgtgatgtatgtgacttatcatgccgcccatctattttaccatcacattttaggatataagagtgtgtagggtgtgtgtgtgtgtgtgtgtgtgtgtaaaaaaataaaaaacgtttacaaaaaataaaataaaaatgtacaCTGTTGAAAGTTGTTTCATTCCAAGGGCCCGtgaatgatgtttatttgtaatctaacctgttcatagggtcacacaaacatggataaagggaaaacacaaatatcctcttgatccaaatcttcttgggcctttaagaagttttcaacagagcattcaattcccactgtttcttgtggtgtggtccacttcagctttggatctgcatcatttttcggctaaagccctaaaatgagctgacagaagggatggatggcatggataagtcacatacattacagtgggccccacagtctttAAGCATTTTCCCCTCATGTTTGAGACGAAAAGTCTTCCTGTCAACCGAACGTTGTGAAGAGTGCAGTAAATACAAATGGAAATAATTAATACTCATGTTGAATTACAGATaaacttaaaaatcaaacaggcccccgTTTAGTTAATCATCACCCAcccctcacacccacacacatctCGAAGGGCACTTGGatcatgacctcaatgttgaaacttgATGGGCACCGGTACCTATGAGTGAaccatgacctcaatgttgaaacttgATGGGCACTTGAACCTATGGCCTCACTGACCTCAATGTTTGAACTTGATGGGCACTGGAACCTATGAGTGAaccatgacctcaatgttgaaacttgATGGGCACTTGAACCTATGGCCTCACTGGAACCATGACCTCGATGTTTGAACTTGATGGGCACTCGAACCAATGACCTTCGTGTTGAAACTCATAGAGTCTACCACTGATGTCTCCTGATCTTAGAAATGTGCCATATTGGTAtgagtatgatcatgttgatGGGCTGGGCGGGCTATGCTTGTGTGTGGTTTTAGCAAATTTGACCTAATGAGAATCACTAGAAGCATGTTTCTCTTGCAACACCTTgattcatagctcaagtggtagactgagtgaaagatacctcgtttcacactgaggtcttggtatcgattccctagtgggggtggctaacagtgatgtgtgaactgacagtggggtgtactaacaagctaaccaattttatttttttttaaaacaaagagTTTTCTCTTGCAAAAGAATACCCACATTTCCCGCTTCCTGTTTCTGGTTTTTTGTTTTTACGGTCATTTGCATTACTAGAAGAGTGTAGTCTGTTGCTTGGGTTTGTTTGTTTCCCTCCCCCTGTTCCTTCTCTAGTCATGGAAACCATGGTCCTAATGAAGTGTTCGGGTTGTGATTGGTGCCTGTTGCTTGCTTGTCTTTGCTCCCATTTCCACATAAGCCCACCCTTGCTTATTTTTGCCTCATGTTTACTACAGGTATGATGCCCTCCTTCATTGATAGATTCATATACACAGATGAATCTGTCATCTATGTCCATCTCTATCTCATACCACTCTCATGGCAGTGGTACCCACCCTCTTCATTCTTCCCATTTGGTGGCTTTCATCCTCCAAAAAATGAGACCCGAGAAAATGTactacagctctctctctctctctctctctctctctctctaggaatAGCAGAGACTGCCCAAGCCAAGGAGATCTTAGGAAGGAGAGAATATCCAGCTAAATTCCAATCTCTTTTCTGCCATTGTCAAGCTTCCATGAGCTCCATTTTCTGCTTGAACCTTGAGGCCCATGAGTCTAGCACATGTAGCAACCTTAAGATAGCCACAAGCGTGGCAATGATTGGGCATGTGCAAATTGACAGGTGGTACATGTAAGGCACCTAAAGTTTGATGGTGACACATATGTCATATGTGAGGCACTTGAAGATGGACAGTTTTTAAACATGCACATTCGATAAGCTGGACAAGCAATCCTTGCCTTATTTCACCTTTTCAAGGCAAACCATGAACAGCTTGCATCTCCAAGATAGCCAATGCCAGACAACTTTTCTTCAATCAAACAGCTCTGAGCATCCATTTgcgtccctactcatggctcggTGGTAGGCAGTGTGCATTTCAAAACCAAGGTCAAGGtttcaagtgcccatgtggtgtgtatAGACCATTACTTGAGGTCGGATGAGAATACAAATTCATATTGTTGTAAAGTAGAGAGTTGGGAGTTGGGCATCCATCCCTCACCGTCGGTTTAAATGGTAGCTCCTAATGATACAAGCAAAAGCCCAAATGAGAAGTGGAGCTGTTAGTGATGCATTCGGTCCTTTTATGAGTCATTGTTTATCTAAATAGGAAAAGGAAAAAGATGAGTGATCACTTACAACCAGTTGTATGCTAGAAGACACTTCTCTGTGTCTTGAAAATCATGGTAGTCACTAACAAACAATCCAATCCGGTATTCAAGATGGGGGTGTGCCCCACCCGATGAGTGGAGCGCCCTGATTTTTGGGAAAAAGGCATGTTAACTGTggtgcccacctgatgaatggcccatgcATATTCATCAACACTCAATCTCAgtgagtgggtcccacccacctgcCTGAAGAAATGACTGACTCAATCCAAGCATCCTGGCCATTTGATTCATCCAAAGCCGCTCTGTAAATGAATGATATTCAACAAAATGGATCCAAGAGAAGACAAACATGCACAAAATGCTTTCCAAATTCACACCAAAACTGTTACATATTCCCAATCACATTCTCTATTCTACAACAGGGAACTCCAACTGCATTGCTGATCTATTCTGTGGAATTTCCCACCTTGCGAAAATTCAAAACCGCAAGGTAAAAAGCGGGCTCATCTATGAACTCAGTTACCTGGAACAAGTGCGTGGCTGCGGCTTTCTCTAAAGCGACCTTATCAGGCAAGTCAGAAGTCACCATCTCAGGATACTGTTGTCGGTGTCTCTCTACAGCCTCCCTCCCTTGAGCAAAACCAATAACCAATCTTGCACCTGTATATAAGCCATCATCAGAATCACTGGGCCACATCATGCTTCGAGGTTGTTTGGGGGCGAGGAAGCTGCAAATTAGTGAACAAGTGGGGCCTGCCCAATGACAACTCAGCAATCCAGCCATTTACTAGCAATCTGCCCTTGAACTGGAACCTAAGAGGCATCCCTTCCATAGAGTTTCGCTAGAGGCTTGCCGCTAGATAACAGATCAATTACAGAGCTGTCTTTGGAAGGGAAAACAAGACAGAATCCAGCCAATAGATCTTAACATGCAGATGTCCTTGGCCAAAAGTCAAGCCTTCCCATGATCAGTTAAGCATCAGCTAAGAGGCATCCCTGCCATTTTTAGCTGTCCGTTAAAAAAATCAACGGACAGCTAAAAatctgtgtttttttttaaaaaaatccatctGTTTCTATATAGCATAATGGCCTGTTAGATCTTGATCAGTGGACTAACCTGATTTTCGTATAAGGCATGTACATGCTGTGACCCGTTAGGTATACAACTTGGATCTCAAACACACGTCCCAAGTCGGTTCATGGGGTGGCATGCAGATGAATCTGTCATGCACGTGTGCGCTTAGCAAACCTCTATATTATAAAGGTCTGGTTTCAGTTTGTACCAGTGAGGTGTGATTCAGCTTTCAAAACCAGTCACTGTGGATGACCCATACACCCGAATTTTCCCACATGGAAAGATGCAAACCCTTAAATAGGCAGCCCAATGAATGGACAGCTAAGAATGAAAATACAGCAACAATGCACATTCAACCCAGAAATGGCAAAATTTCCTACATCTAGGATCTTCTGATCTGGGGTTTCAtatgttatttattttttcccgcTCTTGGACAATCTAGGTTGGCGCCCATCACTTCTACACACTAGAAACTCAAGCTTATAGTACAAACTCTCAGGccgagcattgtataatacctcttTAGGTTTTGGGTCTACCTTTTAGAATTTGACATTTAGGAATACAACCATGCGGTCCTGTCTGATTTAAGGctctgttttttattatttagaaTTGGGATTTAAGGATGCGAGAGAATGCGGTGGTCTGCTAGACAACTGATTAGTTGGTTCCCAACCCGATCCAGACCAAGCACAGAGCATGAAGGACCAACTAATTGAGTGATCCAGCATATTAACATTAGGCTTAGGATTTAGAACTGAGGTGGGATCCAGCGCACATACAATAGCATTTAGTTAATGGTATCAGTTATATAATTTGTGAtcgtttatttttttaaagataactcatttcattgaaaaagaaaaggaaacaaaggAGCGAAAAGAAACAAAGGCCTGCCAAGATGGCAGAGAGCAGAAACAGGAAAAGCAGAAAAAAACAAAAGGACCAAAAGAGAAACACTACATCC is a genomic window of Magnolia sinica isolate HGM2019 chromosome 15, MsV1, whole genome shotgun sequence containing:
- the LOC131228160 gene encoding uncharacterized protein LOC131228160 isoform X4, producing the protein MYKMAYCKRDCRRNVIREFKELKELKRMRREPRCTNWFCVADTAFQYEVSDDTVQADWHQSFTDAAGAYHHFEWAVGTGEGQSDILEFEDVGMTGSVQVNGLDLGDLTSCFITLRAWRLDGRCTELTVKAHALKGQPCVHRRLIVGDGFVTITKGESIRRFFEHAEEAEEDEDDDSMDKDGNELDGDGSRPQKHAKSPELAREFLLDAATVIFKEQVEKAFREGTARQNAHSIFVCLALKLLEERVHVACKEIITLEMQIKLLEEEEKEKREEEERKERRRIKEREKKLRRKERLKGKERERERNCSESKQLPNALRESAKELSLNNHEEAHTTLYSGDMNSAGRDITVASTCSSDVVDEEPSNGCTDSKPKNLNDESLQHPCSFGGEINAKDVNSFTIEQSKASRRKSRFRKDSPLEQASRWRDRRRSAVGNDYTAQLDESEPKVRGYMATSRCVNGPNRQSRNGTVKTNARNCSMKFGDKLQCSNNRIRYRYGVHSCSCNLHTDYRGKEGHHVSMIRSSKDFRTPNKPESSLERPFYRSSKYNHGCYMSDSCGIPKVKLLTGNLQSIKGDVLHTKKVWEPMESRKNCPRSNSNPDITLRSPTFKVDACKGGMDDGNENGHNPRGNACMSFDEQLLSDFSGNSGKGDALNGRKTSNRSNPGMQNGFKNGFCLGMESLYCSIDAADDCGSCHVISTLAVNNASDPSMSNSSSDNYSSCLSEGDSCTGSSGAQNAESLLMSDSEDASLQSEGKEIACSGSAPIDCRGLGMDEKNKTGGQKSLTSGMGAGFRAEARCMVPGNFQGDPPTKDVHHCDNGRIMVNMGSQQHHVLPMQNQCIHLPVFGAPMPMNYYHQSAAAWAAAPTNELVPFHQPSHYLYTSPLDYRLSANQSSHFCAQYGPLQPLTNHHTPVVTVGQLPLYQMENKANIVDPKDDTKNCTPGGAREAVGVADTALAECRQPLERPFRNRRIPQEEPSCGQDGNVRDLLKSHNEGPTFSLFHFGGPVAVGAGFCLNQVSLKNEAAGNSSSKPPAAPVQGEFACSEMDTSVEEYSLFAARNRSHFSFF
- the LOC131228160 gene encoding uncharacterized protein LOC131228160 isoform X1; this translates as MPGLAQKNAEFCNSPLSSVGSVSANGIWSKHRADITFDQLQKFWSELSPHARQELLKIDKQTLFEQARKNLYCSRCNGLLLEGFSQIVMYGKSLQQEGACVLLTSNPRASKNQIENGLDMMSSSRQDDAQDPSVHPWGGLAATRDGILTLLDCFLDGKSLIALQNVFDSARAREHERELLYPDACGGSGRGWISQGMVNYGRGYGTRETCALHTVRLSCDTLVDFWSALGDETRQSLLRMKEEDFIERLMYRFDSKRFCRDCRRNVIREFKELKELKRMRREPRCTNWFCVADTAFQYEVSDDTVQADWHQSFTDAAGAYHHFEWAVGTGEGQSDILEFEDVGMTGSVQVNGLDLGDLTSCFITLRAWRLDGRCTELTVKAHALKGQPCVHRRLIVGDGFVTITKGESIRRFFEHAEEAEEDEDDDSMDKDGNELDGDGSRPQKHAKSPELAREFLLDAATVIFKEQVEKAFREGTARQNAHSIFVCLALKLLEERVHVACKEIITLEMQIKLLEEEEKEKREEEERKERRRIKEREKKLRRKERLKGKERERERNCSESKQLPNALRESAKELSLNNHEEAHTTLYSGDMNSAGRDITVASTCSSDVVDEEPSNGCTDSKPKNLNDESLQHPCSFGGEINAKDVNSFTIEQSKASRRKSRFRKDSPLEQASRWRDRRRSAVGNDYTAQLDESEPKVRGYMATSRCVNGPNRQSRNGTVKTNARNCSMKFGDKLQCSNNRIRYRYGVHSCSCNLHTDYRGKEGHHVSMIRSSKDFRTPNKPESSLERPFYRSSKYNHGCYMSDSCGIPKVKLLTGNLQSIKGDVLHTKKVWEPMESRKNCPRSNSNPDITLRSPTFKVDACKGGMDDGNENGHNPRGNACMSFDEQLLSDFSGNSGKGDALNGRKTSNRSNPGMQNGFKNGFCLGMESLYCSIDAADDCGSCHVISTLAVNNASDPSMSNSSSDNYSSCLSEGDSCTGSSGAQNAESLLMSDSEDASLQSEGKEIACSGSAPIDCRGLGMDEKNKTGGQKSLTSGMGAGFRAEARCMVPGNFQGDPPTKDVHHCDNGRIMVNMGSQQHHVLPMQNQCIHLPVFGAPMPMNYYHQSAAAWAAAPTNELVPFHQPSHYLYTSPLDYRLSANQSSHFCAQYGPLQPLTNHHTPVVTVGQLPLYQMENKANIVDPKDDTKNCTPGGAREAVGVADTALAECRQPLERPFRNRRIPQEEPSCGQDGNVRDLLKSHNEGPTFSLFHFGGPVAVGAGFCLNQVSLKNEAAGNSSSKPPAAPVQGEFACSEMDTSVEEYSLFAARNRSHFSFF
- the LOC131228160 gene encoding uncharacterized protein LOC131228160 isoform X3, which gives rise to MYKMAYCKRFDSKRFCRDCRRNVIREFKELKELKRMRREPRCTNWFCVADTAFQYEVSDDTVQADWHQSFTDAAGAYHHFEWAVGTGEGQSDILEFEDVGMTGSVQVNGLDLGDLTSCFITLRAWRLDGRCTELTVKAHALKGQPCVHRRLIVGDGFVTITKGESIRRFFEHAEEAEEDEDDDSMDKDGNELDGDGSRPQKHAKSPELAREFLLDAATVIFKEQVEKAFREGTARQNAHSIFVCLALKLLEERVHVACKEIITLEMQIKLLEEEEKEKREEEERKERRRIKEREKKLRRKERLKGKERERERNCSESKQLPNALRESAKELSLNNHEEAHTTLYSGDMNSAGRDITVASTCSSDVVDEEPSNGCTDSKPKNLNDESLQHPCSFGGEINAKDVNSFTIEQSKASRRKSRFRKDSPLEQASRWRDRRRSAVGNDYTAQLDESEPKVRGYMATSRCVNGPNRQSRNGTVKTNARNCSMKFGDKLQCSNNRIRYRYGVHSCSCNLHTDYRGKEGHHVSMIRSSKDFRTPNKPESSLERPFYRSSKYNHGCYMSDSCGIPKVKLLTGNLQSIKGDVLHTKKVWEPMESRKNCPRSNSNPDITLRSPTFKVDACKGGMDDGNENGHNPRGNACMSFDEQLLSDFSGNSGKGDALNGRKTSNRSNPGMQNGFKNGFCLGMESLYCSIDAADDCGSCHVISTLAVNNASDPSMSNSSSDNYSSCLSEGDSCTGSSGAQNAESLLMSDSEDASLQSEGKEIACSGSAPIDCRGLGMDEKNKTGGQKSLTSGMGAGFRAEARCMVPGNFQGDPPTKDVHHCDNGRIMVNMGSQQHHVLPMQNQCIHLPVFGAPMPMNYYHQSAAAWAAAPTNELVPFHQPSHYLYTSPLDYRLSANQSSHFCAQYGPLQPLTNHHTPVVTVGQLPLYQMENKANIVDPKDDTKNCTPGGAREAVGVADTALAECRQPLERPFRNRRIPQEEPSCGQDGNVRDLLKSHNEGPTFSLFHFGGPVAVGAGFCLNQVSLKNEAAGNSSSKPPAAPVQGEFACSEMDTSVEEYSLFAARNRSHFSFF
- the LOC131228160 gene encoding uncharacterized protein LOC131228160 isoform X2; this encodes MPGLAQKNAEFCNSPLSSVGSVSANGIWSKHRADITFDQLQKFWSELSPHARQELLKIDKQTLFEQARKNLYCSRCNGLLLEGFSQIVMYGKSLQQEGACVLLTSNPRASKNQIENGLDMMSSSRQDDAQDPSVHPWGGLAATRDGILTLLDCFLDGKSLIALQNVFDSARAREHERELLYPDACGGSGRGWISQGMVNYGRGYGTRETCALHTVRLSCDTLVDFWSALGDETRQSLLRMKEEDFIERLMYRDCRRNVIREFKELKELKRMRREPRCTNWFCVADTAFQYEVSDDTVQADWHQSFTDAAGAYHHFEWAVGTGEGQSDILEFEDVGMTGSVQVNGLDLGDLTSCFITLRAWRLDGRCTELTVKAHALKGQPCVHRRLIVGDGFVTITKGESIRRFFEHAEEAEEDEDDDSMDKDGNELDGDGSRPQKHAKSPELAREFLLDAATVIFKEQVEKAFREGTARQNAHSIFVCLALKLLEERVHVACKEIITLEMQIKLLEEEEKEKREEEERKERRRIKEREKKLRRKERLKGKERERERNCSESKQLPNALRESAKELSLNNHEEAHTTLYSGDMNSAGRDITVASTCSSDVVDEEPSNGCTDSKPKNLNDESLQHPCSFGGEINAKDVNSFTIEQSKASRRKSRFRKDSPLEQASRWRDRRRSAVGNDYTAQLDESEPKVRGYMATSRCVNGPNRQSRNGTVKTNARNCSMKFGDKLQCSNNRIRYRYGVHSCSCNLHTDYRGKEGHHVSMIRSSKDFRTPNKPESSLERPFYRSSKYNHGCYMSDSCGIPKVKLLTGNLQSIKGDVLHTKKVWEPMESRKNCPRSNSNPDITLRSPTFKVDACKGGMDDGNENGHNPRGNACMSFDEQLLSDFSGNSGKGDALNGRKTSNRSNPGMQNGFKNGFCLGMESLYCSIDAADDCGSCHVISTLAVNNASDPSMSNSSSDNYSSCLSEGDSCTGSSGAQNAESLLMSDSEDASLQSEGKEIACSGSAPIDCRGLGMDEKNKTGGQKSLTSGMGAGFRAEARCMVPGNFQGDPPTKDVHHCDNGRIMVNMGSQQHHVLPMQNQCIHLPVFGAPMPMNYYHQSAAAWAAAPTNELVPFHQPSHYLYTSPLDYRLSANQSSHFCAQYGPLQPLTNHHTPVVTVGQLPLYQMENKANIVDPKDDTKNCTPGGAREAVGVADTALAECRQPLERPFRNRRIPQEEPSCGQDGNVRDLLKSHNEGPTFSLFHFGGPVAVGAGFCLNQVSLKNEAAGNSSSKPPAAPVQGEFACSEMDTSVEEYSLFAARNRSHFSFF